The Apium graveolens cultivar Ventura chromosome 6, ASM990537v1, whole genome shotgun sequence genome contains a region encoding:
- the LOC141666347 gene encoding uncharacterized protein LOC141666347 — protein sequence MSPHQNELVNFISENHLDFMGVLETKVKLRNANRISKKINKNWKWLFNYDHHYNGRVWVGWNSDVWDISLHSSSAQHMTCSAHFIEKNLHFLITFVYAYNEGADRNSLWKSLYSFSSCLLPWCVLGDFNCISALNEVSGGREHWTLEMQSFKDCIVQAGLGEVRTVRDLFTWYNKRLMHSIHKRLDRMLANGLWFGQFTEGNAFVKHRGIMDHNPVLFHEPMQLQKFGKPFQFFNYMLGILSFLSTVEHAWQVQFFGDPMVVLARKIKLVKQALKELNKSHGDLNDNVASARANLNDIQEKLNVSKVLTLEGDTGLVHGQANCARVAVSYFSDSLGKASSCTEVNLSSLQCPTLSQDQYAILEAPVTSVIIYNTLKKMKKNKAPGPDGLNVEFFLATWHITGPCFCDVVHAFFETSAMHHVHNSTLIALIPKTLTPTQMNFRPISLCMVFYKCISKIIASRLKNVLPSLIDSSQSAFIPARSISDNLLLAQELFRGYNRETGAPRCALKVDLHKAFDSLQWPFVLATLEKMGFSSTFISWIKACICTTKFSIKLNGVVHGYFDGAQGIRQGDPLSPYLFTICMNVLSCLLKPKPSSFKYHWK from the exons ATGAGCCCCCATCAGAATGAGTTAGTAAACTTTATCTCGGAAAATCATTTAGATTTTATGGGTGTTCTAGAAACCAAGGTTAAGTTACGTAATGCAAATCGTATATCCAAAAAGATTAATAAAAATTGGAAATGGCTCTTTAACTATGATCATCATTATAATGGTCGAGTATGGGTTGGTTGGAACTCGGATGTGTGGGATATCTCTCTGCACTCTAGCTCTGCTCAGCATATGACTTGCTCTGCTCACTTTATTGAGAAAAATCTACATTTCTTGATcacctttgtttatgcttacaATGAGGGTGCGGATAGAAACTCACTTTGGAAAAGCTTGTATTCATTTAGCTCCTGTCTTCTTCCTTGGTGTGTGTTGGGGGACTTCAACTGTATTTCAGCCTTGAATGAAGTTTCTGGGGGGAGAGAGCATTGGACTCTGGAAATGCAATCGTTTAAGGACTGTATTGTTCAAGCTGGGCTTGGTGAGGTTCGCACAGTGCGGGACTTGTTCACTTGGTACAATAAACGTCTTATGCATTCCATTCATAAACGTTTAGATCGCATGTTAGCCAATGGCCTATGGTTTGGTCAATTCACAGAAGGGAATGCCTTTGTCAAACATAGAGGAATAATGGACCACAATCCGGTTTTGTTTCATGAACCTATGCAACTTCAGAAATTTGGTAAACCTTTTCAATTCTTTAATTACATGCTAGGAATTCTAAGTTTTTTGTCTACTGTCGAGCATGCTTGGCAGGTGCAATTTTTTGGTGACCCGATGGTGGTGCTTGCTAGAAAGATCAAGTTAGTCAAGCAAGCTCTCAAAGAGCTAAACAAATCTCATGGTGATCTTAATGATAATGTAGCTTCTGCTAGAGCAAACCTCAATGACATTCAAGAGAAATTG AATGTAAGTAAGGTTTTGACTCTTGAAGGGGACACGGGATTGGTACATGGTCAAGCTAATTGTGCTCGAGTTGCGGTATCTTACTTCAGTGATTCTTTAGGGAAGGCCTCTTCGTGCACTGAGGTGAATCTCTCGAGCCTTCAGTGTCCCACACTCTCTCAAGACCAATATGCTATTCTAGAGGCTCCTGTCACATCTGTAATTATCTATAACACactgaagaagatgaagaagaatAAGGCACCGGGCCCAGATGGTTTGAATGTGGAATTCTTCTTGGCAACTTGGCATATCACCGGGCCTTGTTTCTGTGATGTTGTGCATGCTTTCTTTGAGACAAGTGCAATGCACCATGTGCATAATTCAACTCTCATTGCTTTGATACCCAAGACTCTGACTCCTACTCAAATGAACTTTCGTCCTATATCGCTTTGTATGGTGTTTTACAAGTGTATCTCCAAAATTATTGCTTCTCGTCTCAAGAATGTGCTTCCCTCTCTCATAGATTCTTCTCAGAGTGCTTTCATCCCAGCGAGGTCGATATCAGATAATTTGCTCTTAGCACAGGAACTCTTTCGAGGTTATAATAGAGAAACGGGAGCCCCTAGATGTGCACTAAAAGTTGATTTACATAAAGCTTTTGATTCATTGCAATGGCCTTTTGTTTTGGCTACTTTGGAAAAAATGGGATTCTCATCCACTTTTATCTCTTGGATTAAAGCTTGCATTTGCACAACAAAGTTTTCTATCAAACTTAATGGCGTTGTTCACGGTTATTTTGATGGTGCACAAGGAATTCGCCAAGGTGATCCTTTGTCACCTTATCTCTTCACTATATGCATGAATGTTCTCTCATGTCTATTAAAGCCAAAGCCTTCTTCCTTCAAATATCATTGGAAATGA